A region from the Nonlabens sp. YIK11 genome encodes:
- a CDS encoding glycosyltransferase family 2 protein, with the protein MPRPNTIINVIIPAFNEADSIGLVLADIPAMVDEVIVVSNNSTDATEANASQAGATVLKESRRGYGFACLKGLEYVAQKENKPDIIVFLDGDYSDYPEQLTELVAPIIESNVDLVIGARNKKLREAGSMTFPQIFGNWLATTLMKLFFNSRFTDLGPFRAIKYDKLVALNMEDETYGWTVEMQLKALKKNYSYEEIPVRYRNRIGVSKVSGTVKGAIFAGVKILTWIFKYGLKK; encoded by the coding sequence TTGCCGCGTCCCAATACGATCATCAATGTTATCATTCCTGCCTTTAACGAGGCAGACTCCATCGGTCTTGTCCTAGCAGATATTCCTGCAATGGTAGATGAAGTCATCGTCGTGAGCAATAATTCTACTGATGCCACAGAGGCCAATGCATCTCAAGCTGGTGCCACAGTTTTAAAAGAATCCAGACGTGGCTACGGTTTTGCCTGTCTCAAGGGTCTGGAGTACGTGGCCCAAAAGGAAAACAAGCCAGACATCATCGTATTTTTAGATGGTGACTACAGCGATTATCCAGAACAACTTACAGAACTTGTAGCGCCTATCATAGAATCCAATGTGGACTTGGTCATTGGCGCCCGCAATAAAAAACTTAGAGAAGCTGGATCGATGACGTTCCCACAAATTTTTGGAAACTGGCTCGCCACCACATTGATGAAGCTGTTCTTCAATTCAAGATTTACAGACTTGGGTCCTTTTAGAGCGATCAAATATGACAAGTTGGTAGCCTTAAACATGGAAGATGAAACCTATGGCTGGACGGTAGAGATGCAATTAAAGGCGCTGAAAAAAAACTATTCTTATGAAGAGATTCCCGTGCGGTATCGCAATAGAATAGGCGTTTCCAAGGTGTCAGGAACGGTCAAAGGTGCTATCTTTGCAGGTGTTAAAATTTTAA